Proteins found in one Maridesulfovibrio sp. genomic segment:
- the tatB gene encoding Sec-independent protein translocase protein TatB → MFGIGSTELIVILVVALILIGPQKLPELIKNLGKGLSEVKKMSNDVKSTLDAEISAADEERKQKEDLAREAARKKAEEEAMEKARQAEAEKQQDVEEKQPTADETEEVAEAPKTESEKA, encoded by the coding sequence ATGTTCGGTATCGGTTCTACAGAACTTATCGTAATTTTGGTTGTAGCTTTGATCCTCATTGGACCCCAGAAGCTCCCGGAACTTATCAAAAATCTTGGTAAAGGTCTTTCTGAAGTAAAGAAAATGTCCAATGATGTGAAGTCCACTCTTGACGCTGAGATTTCCGCTGCTGACGAAGAACGCAAGCAGAAGGAAGATCTTGCACGCGAAGCTGCACGCAAAAAGGCTGAAGAAGAAGCCATGGAAAAAGCACGGCAGGCTGAAGCTGAAAAGCAGCAGGACGTAGAGGAAAAACAGCCGACAGCGGATGAAACCGAAGAAGTTGCTGAAGCACCTAAGACCGAGAGCGAGAAAGCATGA
- the tatC gene encoding twin-arginine translocase subunit TatC produces MSSAKKDSREVGQDNSEEKKAEESVSESLNPEQETGEDSESEAALPVEKSAGGVDLHEEAADAEGEDEEELDEEEAPMTFLEHLEELRRRFVRIMIACGIGFLACYSFAKPLFSLLMAPLVAVLPPDSTLIFTSLPEGFVTYLKVAGVAGVFAVSPYIFTQIWGFIAPGLYEHERKWMIPLAFLSAFFFVGGALFGYYVVFPFGCEFFMGFADEFIKPMPTLREYLGFSLKLLFAFGLIFELPLFIFFLARLGVVTAEGLRSKRKYAILVCFICSAILTPPDVMTQTLMAGPLILLYEIGIWVSYFFGKRGGINLKKAESENGGPDDSGPDGSGPGGGSSDEPAAEEQPEAEQSESEKDGADNKKNSKTEKKSKPEDSGYDEDLIEM; encoded by the coding sequence ATGAGTTCAGCGAAGAAAGATTCGCGTGAAGTAGGGCAGGACAACTCTGAAGAAAAGAAAGCTGAAGAGTCTGTTTCAGAATCCCTGAATCCTGAACAGGAAACAGGCGAAGATTCTGAGTCCGAAGCCGCATTACCAGTTGAAAAGAGTGCAGGCGGTGTTGACCTGCATGAAGAAGCGGCTGATGCGGAAGGTGAAGACGAAGAGGAGCTTGATGAAGAAGAAGCTCCTATGACTTTTCTTGAGCATCTGGAGGAGCTGCGCCGCCGTTTTGTCAGGATCATGATCGCTTGCGGTATAGGCTTCTTGGCTTGCTATTCTTTTGCCAAGCCGCTTTTCTCTTTGCTTATGGCTCCGCTTGTTGCGGTTTTGCCTCCCGATTCTACTTTGATCTTTACCTCCCTGCCGGAAGGTTTTGTTACTTATCTGAAAGTAGCTGGTGTAGCCGGTGTTTTTGCTGTCTCTCCGTATATATTTACTCAGATCTGGGGCTTTATCGCTCCCGGACTTTATGAGCATGAGCGCAAGTGGATGATTCCCTTGGCATTTTTGTCCGCATTTTTCTTTGTGGGCGGTGCCTTGTTCGGGTATTATGTGGTATTCCCTTTCGGGTGTGAATTTTTCATGGGCTTTGCCGATGAATTCATCAAACCGATGCCTACTTTGCGTGAATATTTAGGATTTTCGCTTAAATTGCTTTTTGCTTTTGGGCTTATATTTGAGCTGCCCCTGTTTATTTTCTTTCTTGCCAGATTGGGAGTGGTCACAGCCGAGGGGCTGCGCAGCAAACGGAAATACGCCATTCTGGTTTGTTTTATCTGCTCCGCAATTTTGACCCCGCCGGATGTCATGACTCAGACTTTGATGGCCGGTCCGTTGATTTTATTGTATGAAATAGGTATCTGGGTCTCTTACTTTTTCGGTAAGCGCGGTGGCATAAATTTGAAAAAAGCTGAATCTGAAAATGGTGGACCCGATGATTCCGGTCCTGATGGTTCCGGTCCCGGCGGTGGTTCTTCTGATGAACCTGCTGCTGAGGAGCAGCCGGAAGCAGAACAGTCCGAGTCAGAAAAAGACGGCGCTGACAACAAAAAGAATTCTAAGACTGAAAAAAAGTCCAAGCCTGAGGACTCCGGCTACGACGAAGATTTGATTGAAATGTAA
- the hisB gene encoding imidazoleglycerol-phosphate dehydratase HisB: MSQRSASITRSTKETDIALKLDIDGEGLTSIDTGVGFADHMLTLMSFWAGFDLDLKCKGDLEIDSHHTLEDIALVLGQALSESMGDKKGINRIGFAKVPMDEALVEVVIDLSGRAYLVYDDDILPPIIAGDERDVWREFFKSLAFKAGMNLHIKFEYGRNGHHLLEGAFKALGLAFRNALSVERQGVSSTKGSLD, translated from the coding sequence TTGTCTCAGAGATCCGCATCAATTACCCGTAGCACCAAGGAAACTGATATCGCCTTGAAACTGGATATCGATGGTGAGGGCCTTACCTCTATCGATACCGGAGTAGGGTTTGCCGATCACATGCTTACCCTGATGAGTTTCTGGGCCGGCTTTGATCTGGACCTTAAATGCAAAGGCGACCTTGAAATTGATTCGCACCATACGCTTGAAGATATCGCTCTCGTGCTAGGACAGGCCCTGTCCGAAAGCATGGGGGATAAAAAAGGTATAAACCGTATCGGCTTTGCTAAAGTGCCGATGGATGAAGCTCTGGTGGAGGTTGTAATTGACCTTTCAGGGCGGGCCTATCTTGTGTATGATGATGACATCCTGCCCCCGATTATTGCCGGGGATGAACGGGATGTCTGGCGTGAATTTTTCAAGTCACTGGCTTTCAAGGCCGGTATGAACCTGCACATCAAGTTTGAATACGGACGTAACGGACACCACCTTCTCGAAGGGGCGTTCAAAGCTCTTGGCCTTGCCTTCCGCAATGCTCTTTCCGTTGAACGACAGGGTGTTTCCAGTACTAAAGGGAGTCTCGACTGA